The Fodinibius salicampi DNA segment GGGCGACTATTAATAAAAAGCCGGACATCAAATCGCGCCGTAACCTCACGAATCTGATGTGCCAGTTCACAAAGGTCCTTTCCGGACAGATCCTTCTCCCGCAGCTGCACCGCCTGTATACCCGCTTTGCAGGCTTCCTGCACCACCTCCCTAAGCGGACGTGGAGCACATGCCTTTCGACTGGTAATCAGATAGTAGCGAAAGTCCGGTTGCGGCTTATTCATCATTTTCGGACACCTCTAACAGTCCCTCTTCCGGGCTCGATGCCTTAGCATATAGCCTTTTGGGCATACGTCCAGCTTCCAGAGCCATACGGCCCGCTTCAATGCTTTTTTTCATTGCCCCGGCCATCTTTACAGGATGCTTGGCCTGGGAGATAGCTGAATTCATCAGTACTCCATCCATGCCCAACTCCATAGCAATAGCGGCATCCGAGGCGGTTCCAACTCCCGCATCAACAATAACGGGCACATCCATCTGTTCTTTGATAATACGCAAATTATAAGGATTGCGGATTCCCATACCAGAACCAATGGGGGCCCCCAGCGGCATGACCGCCGCGCACCCCATATCCGCCAGCTTTCGGCACGTTATGGGATCGTCATTCACATATGGCAAGACGACAAAATCATCCAAAAT contains these protein-coding regions:
- a CDS encoding thiazole synthase; translated protein: MSSLVIADRKFDSRLIVGSARFPDPETMREALQASGTEMVTVALRRANLNKGQGENILEYLEEDGYFLLPNTAGCYTAKEAITTAKLGREALGTNWVKLEVIGDDETLFPDVPELLKAAEQLILDDFVVLPYVNDDPITCRKLADMGCAAVMPLGAPIGSGMGIRNPYNLRIIKEQMDVPVIVDAGVGTASDAAIAMELGMDGVLMNSAISQAKHPVKMAGAMKKSIEAGRMALEAGRMPKRLYAKASSPEEGLLEVSENDE